In a genomic window of Candidatus Neomarinimicrobiota bacterium:
- a CDS encoding DNA-binding response regulator, which translates to LSPKTISTYRSRVHAKMNTRTDAELTGYVIQRNLL; encoded by the coding sequence TCTCAGTCCCAAGACCATCAGCACTTATCGCTCACGCGTCCATGCCAAGATGAACACGCGCACCGATGCCGAGCTGACTGGCTACGTGATCCAACGCAATCTCCTTTGA